A single Anopheles arabiensis isolate DONGOLA chromosome 2, AaraD3, whole genome shotgun sequence DNA region contains:
- the LOC120908672 gene encoding rho guanine nucleotide exchange factor 18 isoform X4: protein MDGIHHNVLSEELLLLSSDDENDADLVIDYLSEDQSITPKCPEASACPQDIENYNDLKTTGAGSVIGSARTNGSHNSDAITNNHSNMVPIISVTPHSPGAKFNFLEDTLNQLQCLRESVAHMKNTTLQNTALGGIGSTVSSTKLFSSCPSLPDLTIANPINVWPHHHVLYGLNNDRRKSWTAIEDLTECTKSSHKSVSLSSLDSEEQESLRAAERLHNRTSRNSTGGISTHSLNEAELARDFEKVVAKRNLVPVVPRIPLQKSISTPSIAPVRNQNVKEDNLVSSRHLSDSEDETHDRSLLCVRDKNEEYPEHHEKRRKRGSLFFRKKKDKSKTKGQSSVCDACGAVINLATYKEHAVECKAKIAKKYFQAQPKPSSNKKSSANSHNSSQHDDQGRDYYDGNVHNDNANYSDDVPLIRDEFLHEAPIGPHDLGAEPILGVAIDEHDSWSPSVPKEVVKALKDKQVKRQEHIYEFIMTEKHHVQTLLVMQKVFVESLQKHFSHLNLERMFPRLVELTELHTGFLRKLRLKQREHHVVDSIADILLDFFSSMSAQKLKSAYGEFCSNHRSALDTFKCYMTGDNVFAEWYKHCQQNPLLKKKGIPECILFVTQRLTKYPLLIDPLLKSSREDKIEQEKLQKAMSLVKEILVDVDARVADKEKEDRQLEIFKRIDAKSCATFKKDKFKKSDIISCNRKLRFEGVATLMQGRSKMQTVLVVVLSDCLFFLLENSHKYSFFTPENKAGVVSLQKLLIREKAGTESRGIYIISSNPAYPEMYELKVQNPKDKNVWIQSIRAAVIDCPSDESEAEDYMSMEQRQKIIDLKQANMREIISLGTTELEGKMRQKDFEQAILLEEKIALQLSLLLDNEQNAEQLGPAVESFISNYGSYRDLISDDCDTIEIWKRVLNSIQEISSLASSLYTAATGLPLSRSSSSVGERQSELFISPTLPKRAETFGGFDERRSKQLITAAGTGGGNLTMHSVNSRDAVLSTLSAGYFTNRETYEKREQQTNAHSSSSPLDVEALLMLANPYGQQKLLGSSNAPEGITSDLAKDQNYAALHVSHHLHTLLCIISQQMTTIQSLQHQLNNYRENPKTLYRHNDQLEELRNLQDKLQEEKTAWQKQKEQEERELEETKKSQKAQQEQIRAEQEDIRQQREQLYRKMEILSSQGLLLSPSVALPIPTGVVTSLDEALSVSEEHHVDSAFAGSIPASSMIGSSVTIDRKKDKWRTASITKTPPANLVSATNAAKINATNIKQQLPLKLSSLSSTKAGSTACNMVMSPNSGNVAAAAHGTNSGVTQMFPLKLADKKISSTGTPNHSRTGSSPAVIQQQIQVQSGNPATRTNTYPKIPERFRLRSSDNYPLSSGTTANSPVPQTYQYSPSTHSMGAMSSTPPPLVPARNTAHHESTGQRTSSPISSRHPSLQSPPKSSDTTTSKSDSNNKAKEEEVMYF from the exons ATGGATGGTATACATCATAATGTGTTATCAGAAGaacttttgttgttgtcatcAG ATGATGAGAATGACGCAGATTTGGTTATCGATTATTTGAGCGAAGATCAATCCATCACTCCGAAATGCCCGGAAGCTTCGGCTTGCCCACAAGACATTGAGAATTACAATGATCTGAAGACAACAGGTGCAGGAAGCGTAATCGGATCGGCAAGAACGAACGGTAGCCACAACAGTGACGCGATTACAAATAACCACAGCAACATGGTGCCAATTATAAGTGTCACCCCTCACAGCCCTGGAGCCAAGTTCAACTTCCTTG AGGACACTCTTAATCAACTACAATGTCTCCGGGAAAGTGTAGCGCACATGAAAAATACCACACTACAAAATACGGCTCTAGGGGGCATTGGCTCAACT GTATCCTCGACAAAGCTCTTTTCCTCATGTCCTTCGCTGCCCGATCTAACCATAGCCAACCCTATCAACGTTTGGCCGCATCACCATGTGTTGTATGGGTTAAACAATGATAGGCGAAAATCATGGACGGCTATCGAGGATTTAACAGAGTGCACAAAATCATCACACAAAAG TGTCAGTTTGTCGAGTCTCGACAGCGAAGAGCAGGAATCGTTGCGAGCAGCAGAACGGCTTCATAATCGAACTAGTCGAAATAGTACGGGTGGAATTTCGACACATTCTTTAAATGAGGCTGAACTAGCG AGAGACTTTGAGAAAGTAGTGGCCAAAAGAAATTTGGTTCCTGTGGTTCCAAGGATTCCGTTGCAGAAAAGCATATCGACTCCATCTATAGCTCCGGTTCGAAATCAAAATGTTAAGGAGGATAACCTAGTATC TTCGAGGCATCTTTCTGACAGTGAAGATGAAACTCATGATCGATCACTACTTTGTGTGAGAGATAAAAA TGAGGAATATCCCGAGCATCATGAAAAACGGCGTAAACGTGGGTCGTTATTCTTTCGTAAGAAGAAAgataaatcaaaaacaaaagggcAATCTTCTGTTTGTGACG CATGCGGAGCTGTAATAAACCTGGCTACATACAAAGAGCATGCCGTAGAATGCAAAGCAAAAATTGCAAAG AAATACTTTCAAGCTCAGCCAAAACCTAGCTCCAACAAGAAGAGCTCTGCCAACAG CCACAATTCCTCGCAACACGATGATCAGGGTAGAGACTATTATGATGGAAACGTGCATAATGATAACGCTAA TTATTCTGACGACGTGCCGCTAATAAGAGACGAATTTCTGCACGAAGCGCCTATTGGCCCACATGATCTGGGTGCTGAACCTATCTTAGGCGTTGCAATCGATGAACATGACTCGTGGAGCCCCAGTGTCCCCAAAGAAGTTGTTAAAGCATTAAAAGATAAACAG GTGAAACGACAAGAACACATTTATGAATTTATCATGACTGAGAAGCATCATGTTCAAACATTACTAGTCATGCAGAAGGTATTTGTGGAGAGTCTTCAGAAACACTTCAGCCATCTGAACCTAGAACGGATGTTTCCCCGACTTGTTGAGTTAACCGAGTTACATACGGGATTTCTTCGTAAGCTGAGATTAAAACAAAGAGAACATCACGTAGTTGACAGCATCGCCGACATCTTGCTCGATTTCTTTTCCTCTATGTCGGCTCAAAAGCTTAAAAGCGCTTATGGTGAATTTTGTTCAAATCATCGATCTGCATTGGATACGTTCAAGTGTTATATGACTGGCGACAACGTTTTTGCTGAATGGTATAAGCATTGTCAGCAGAATCCACTTTTAAAGAAGAAAGGCATTCCTGAGTGTATTCTGTTTGTCACTCAGCGCCTAACTAAATACCCTTTGTTGATCGATCCGTTGTTGAAGAGTTCTCGCGAGGATAAAATTGAACAAGAGAAGCTACAGAAAGCGATGTCGCTGGTAAAAGAGATACTAGTTGATGTGGATGCTAGGGTGGCCGATAAGGAGAAAGAGGATCGTCAATTAGAGATATTCAAAAGAATCGATGCCAAGTCTTGTGCTACATTTAAAAAGGACAAATTCAAAAAGTCGGACATAATATCGTGTAACAGAAAATTGAG ATTTGAGGGAGTGGCCACTCTGATGCAAGGACGATCGAAAATGCAGACCGTGCTGGTGGTTGTCTTGTCGGATTGcctgttttttcttttagaaAACTCgcataaatattcatttttcacTCCCGAGAATAAG GCTGGTGTTGTTTCATTGCAAAAGCTTTTAATTCGCGAAAAGGCTGGTACAGAATCAAGAGGTATTTACATAATATCTTCTAATCCGGCTTATCCGGAAATGTACGAACTGAAGGTACAAAATCCAAAAgataaaaatgtatggattCAATCAATACG CGCTGCTGTCATCGACTGTCCCTCGGATGAGTCGGAAGCAGAAGACTACATGAGCATGGAACAGCGACAAAAAATCATAGATCTGAAGCAAGCCAATATGAGAGAAATAATTT CTCTCGGAACAACCGAATTGGAAG GTAAAATGCGACAGAAAGACTTTGAGCAAGCCATATTGCTCGAAGAAAAGATTGCACTGCAGCTGAGCTTGTTGCTGGATAATGAGCAAAACGCTGAGCAGCTGGGTCCCGCTGTAGAGTCTTTTATCTCGAACTACGGATCGTATAGAGATCTTATTTCCGATGACTGTGATACTATAGAAATATGGAAACGGGTGTTGAACTCTATTCAAGAAATAAGTTCTCTGGCTTCATCGCTCTATACGGCTGCTACGGGATTACCGCTATCTAGGTCCAGTAGCTCGGTTGGCGAACGTCAGAGTGAGTTGTTTATATCTCCTACTTTACCAAAACGAGCAGAAACGTTTGGTGGATTTGACGAACGTCGATCCAAGCAACTTATCACAGCTGCAGGAACTGGTGGTGGTAATTTGACAATGCACAGTGTCAACTCAAGAGATGCCGTTCTTTCAACATTATCTGCTGGATATTTTACCAACCGCGAAACGTATGAGAAACGCGAACAACAGACAAATGCTCATTCCTCGTCCTCCCCGTTGGACGTGGAGGCATTGTTGATGCTGGCTAATCCGTACGGTCAACAGAAACTTttgggcagcagcaacgcCCCAGAGGGGATCACATCTGACCTAGCCAAAGATCAGAATTACGCAGCATTACACGTATCACATCATTTGCATACCCTGCTTTGCATTATTTCACAACAAATGACAACTATTCAGAGCCTGCAACATCAGTTAAACAATTATCGCGAAAATCCAAAAACTCTGTATCGGCATAACGACCAGCTGGAAGAGCTGCGCAACTTACAGGATAAATTACAAGAGGAAAAGACAGCttggcaaaagcaaaaagaacaaGAGGAGCGAGAGCTCGAAGAAACTAAAAAGTCACAAAAAGCACAACAGGAACAAATACGAGCTGAGCAGGAAGATATCAGACAGCAACGCGAACAGTTGTATCGCAAGATGGAAATATTATCCAGCCAAGGACTTTTGCTTTCACCCAGC GTTGCGCTACCAATACCAACCGGGGTAGTTACTTCTTTAGACGAGGCTCTAAGTGTTAGTGAAGAGCATCACGTTGATAGTGCGTTCGCTGGAAGCATCCCGGCAAGTTCGATGATTGGATCTTCTGTTACAATCGATCGCAAAAAGGATAAATGGCGAACAGCAAGCA TCACGAAGACACCTCCAGCTAACTTAGTGAGCGCAACCAATGCAGCAAAGATCAAtgcaacaaacataaaacagcAGCTCCCGTTAAAACTATCCTCGTTATCTAG TACAAAGGCTGGTTCTACTGCATGTAACATGGTAATGTCACCTAACAGTGGTAATGTAGCTGCGGCTGCTCATGGAACAAATAGTGGTGTGACACAAATGTTTCCCTTGAAGCTTGCAGACAAGAAG ATTTCTTCCACTGGTACTCCGAATCATTCACGGACCGGCAGCAGTCCTGCCGTGATACAGCAGCAAATTCAAGTACAATCGGGCAATCCTGCTACTAG AACCAATACCTATCCAAAAATACCTGAACGCTTTCGCCTAAGAAGTTCGGACAACTATCCTCTTTCATCTGGCACCACGGCCAATTCGCCTGTTCCTCAAACGTATCAGTATTCGCCGTCGACACACTCTATGGGAGCAATGTCTTCGACTCCTCCGCCACTCGTTCCTGCTAGAAACACGGCTCACCACGAATCAACCGGACAGCGTACTTCCTCGCCAATATCCTCCCGTCATCCTAGCCTGCAATCTCCTCCTAAATCATCCGACACTACGACAAGTAAAAgtgacagcaacaacaaagccAAAGAGGAAGAAGTTATGTACTTTTGA
- the LOC120908672 gene encoding rho guanine nucleotide exchange factor 18 isoform X3 — protein MDGIHHNVLSEELLLLSSDDENDADLVIDYLSEDQSITPKCPEASACPQDIENYNDLKTTGAGSVIGSARTNGSHNSDAITNNHSNMVPIISVTPHSPGAKFNFLEDTLNQLQCLRESVAHMKNTTLQNTALGGIGSTVSSTKLFSSCPSLPDLTIANPINVWPHHHVLYGLNNDRRKSWTAIEDLTECTKSSHKSVSLSSLDSEEQESLRAAERLHNRTSRNSTGGISTHSLNEAELARDFEKVVAKRNLVPVVPRIPLQKSISTPSIAPVRNQNVKEDNLVSEEYPEHHEKRRKRGSLFFRKKKDKSKTKGQSSVCDACGAVINLATYKEHAVECKAKIAKKYFQAQPKPSSNKKSSANSGKKMTGCYSPWRLVANKLGVVSQHASHNSSQHDDQGRDYYDGNVHNDNANYSDDVPLIRDEFLHEAPIGPHDLGAEPILGVAIDEHDSWSPSVPKEVVKALKDKQVKRQEHIYEFIMTEKHHVQTLLVMQKVFVESLQKHFSHLNLERMFPRLVELTELHTGFLRKLRLKQREHHVVDSIADILLDFFSSMSAQKLKSAYGEFCSNHRSALDTFKCYMTGDNVFAEWYKHCQQNPLLKKKGIPECILFVTQRLTKYPLLIDPLLKSSREDKIEQEKLQKAMSLVKEILVDVDARVADKEKEDRQLEIFKRIDAKSCATFKKDKFKKSDIISCNRKLRFEGVATLMQGRSKMQTVLVVVLSDCLFFLLENSHKYSFFTPENKAGVVSLQKLLIREKAGTESRGIYIISSNPAYPEMYELKVQNPKDKNVWIQSIRAAVIDCPSDESEAEDYMSMEQRQKIIDLKQANMREIISLGTTELEGKMRQKDFEQAILLEEKIALQLSLLLDNEQNAEQLGPAVESFISNYGSYRDLISDDCDTIEIWKRVLNSIQEISSLASSLYTAATGLPLSRSSSSVGERQSELFISPTLPKRAETFGGFDERRSKQLITAAGTGGGNLTMHSVNSRDAVLSTLSAGYFTNRETYEKREQQTNAHSSSSPLDVEALLMLANPYGQQKLLGSSNAPEGITSDLAKDQNYAALHVSHHLHTLLCIISQQMTTIQSLQHQLNNYRENPKTLYRHNDQLEELRNLQDKLQEEKTAWQKQKEQEERELEETKKSQKAQQEQIRAEQEDIRQQREQLYRKMEILSSQGLLLSPSVALPIPTGVVTSLDEALSVSEEHHVDSAFAGSIPASSMIGSSVTIDRKKDKWRTASITKTPPANLVSATNAAKINATNIKQQLPLKLSSLSSTKAGSTACNMVMSPNSGNVAAAAHGTNSGVTQMFPLKLADKKISSTGTPNHSRTGSSPAVIQQQIQVQSGNPATRTNTYPKIPERFRLRSSDNYPLSSGTTANSPVPQTYQYSPSTHSMGAMSSTPPPLVPARNTAHHESTGQRTSSPISSRHPSLQSPPKSSDTTTSKSDSNNKAKEEEVMYF, from the exons ATGGATGGTATACATCATAATGTGTTATCAGAAGaacttttgttgttgtcatcAG ATGATGAGAATGACGCAGATTTGGTTATCGATTATTTGAGCGAAGATCAATCCATCACTCCGAAATGCCCGGAAGCTTCGGCTTGCCCACAAGACATTGAGAATTACAATGATCTGAAGACAACAGGTGCAGGAAGCGTAATCGGATCGGCAAGAACGAACGGTAGCCACAACAGTGACGCGATTACAAATAACCACAGCAACATGGTGCCAATTATAAGTGTCACCCCTCACAGCCCTGGAGCCAAGTTCAACTTCCTTG AGGACACTCTTAATCAACTACAATGTCTCCGGGAAAGTGTAGCGCACATGAAAAATACCACACTACAAAATACGGCTCTAGGGGGCATTGGCTCAACT GTATCCTCGACAAAGCTCTTTTCCTCATGTCCTTCGCTGCCCGATCTAACCATAGCCAACCCTATCAACGTTTGGCCGCATCACCATGTGTTGTATGGGTTAAACAATGATAGGCGAAAATCATGGACGGCTATCGAGGATTTAACAGAGTGCACAAAATCATCACACAAAAG TGTCAGTTTGTCGAGTCTCGACAGCGAAGAGCAGGAATCGTTGCGAGCAGCAGAACGGCTTCATAATCGAACTAGTCGAAATAGTACGGGTGGAATTTCGACACATTCTTTAAATGAGGCTGAACTAGCG AGAGACTTTGAGAAAGTAGTGGCCAAAAGAAATTTGGTTCCTGTGGTTCCAAGGATTCCGTTGCAGAAAAGCATATCGACTCCATCTATAGCTCCGGTTCGAAATCAAAATGTTAAGGAGGATAACCTAGTATC TGAGGAATATCCCGAGCATCATGAAAAACGGCGTAAACGTGGGTCGTTATTCTTTCGTAAGAAGAAAgataaatcaaaaacaaaagggcAATCTTCTGTTTGTGACG CATGCGGAGCTGTAATAAACCTGGCTACATACAAAGAGCATGCCGTAGAATGCAAAGCAAAAATTGCAAAG AAATACTTTCAAGCTCAGCCAAAACCTAGCTCCAACAAGAAGAGCTCTGCCAACAG tggCAAAAAAATGACTGGATGTTACTCTCCGTGGCGATTGGTTGCTAACAAATTAGGCGTGGTATCACAACACGCTAG CCACAATTCCTCGCAACACGATGATCAGGGTAGAGACTATTATGATGGAAACGTGCATAATGATAACGCTAA TTATTCTGACGACGTGCCGCTAATAAGAGACGAATTTCTGCACGAAGCGCCTATTGGCCCACATGATCTGGGTGCTGAACCTATCTTAGGCGTTGCAATCGATGAACATGACTCGTGGAGCCCCAGTGTCCCCAAAGAAGTTGTTAAAGCATTAAAAGATAAACAG GTGAAACGACAAGAACACATTTATGAATTTATCATGACTGAGAAGCATCATGTTCAAACATTACTAGTCATGCAGAAGGTATTTGTGGAGAGTCTTCAGAAACACTTCAGCCATCTGAACCTAGAACGGATGTTTCCCCGACTTGTTGAGTTAACCGAGTTACATACGGGATTTCTTCGTAAGCTGAGATTAAAACAAAGAGAACATCACGTAGTTGACAGCATCGCCGACATCTTGCTCGATTTCTTTTCCTCTATGTCGGCTCAAAAGCTTAAAAGCGCTTATGGTGAATTTTGTTCAAATCATCGATCTGCATTGGATACGTTCAAGTGTTATATGACTGGCGACAACGTTTTTGCTGAATGGTATAAGCATTGTCAGCAGAATCCACTTTTAAAGAAGAAAGGCATTCCTGAGTGTATTCTGTTTGTCACTCAGCGCCTAACTAAATACCCTTTGTTGATCGATCCGTTGTTGAAGAGTTCTCGCGAGGATAAAATTGAACAAGAGAAGCTACAGAAAGCGATGTCGCTGGTAAAAGAGATACTAGTTGATGTGGATGCTAGGGTGGCCGATAAGGAGAAAGAGGATCGTCAATTAGAGATATTCAAAAGAATCGATGCCAAGTCTTGTGCTACATTTAAAAAGGACAAATTCAAAAAGTCGGACATAATATCGTGTAACAGAAAATTGAG ATTTGAGGGAGTGGCCACTCTGATGCAAGGACGATCGAAAATGCAGACCGTGCTGGTGGTTGTCTTGTCGGATTGcctgttttttcttttagaaAACTCgcataaatattcatttttcacTCCCGAGAATAAG GCTGGTGTTGTTTCATTGCAAAAGCTTTTAATTCGCGAAAAGGCTGGTACAGAATCAAGAGGTATTTACATAATATCTTCTAATCCGGCTTATCCGGAAATGTACGAACTGAAGGTACAAAATCCAAAAgataaaaatgtatggattCAATCAATACG CGCTGCTGTCATCGACTGTCCCTCGGATGAGTCGGAAGCAGAAGACTACATGAGCATGGAACAGCGACAAAAAATCATAGATCTGAAGCAAGCCAATATGAGAGAAATAATTT CTCTCGGAACAACCGAATTGGAAG GTAAAATGCGACAGAAAGACTTTGAGCAAGCCATATTGCTCGAAGAAAAGATTGCACTGCAGCTGAGCTTGTTGCTGGATAATGAGCAAAACGCTGAGCAGCTGGGTCCCGCTGTAGAGTCTTTTATCTCGAACTACGGATCGTATAGAGATCTTATTTCCGATGACTGTGATACTATAGAAATATGGAAACGGGTGTTGAACTCTATTCAAGAAATAAGTTCTCTGGCTTCATCGCTCTATACGGCTGCTACGGGATTACCGCTATCTAGGTCCAGTAGCTCGGTTGGCGAACGTCAGAGTGAGTTGTTTATATCTCCTACTTTACCAAAACGAGCAGAAACGTTTGGTGGATTTGACGAACGTCGATCCAAGCAACTTATCACAGCTGCAGGAACTGGTGGTGGTAATTTGACAATGCACAGTGTCAACTCAAGAGATGCCGTTCTTTCAACATTATCTGCTGGATATTTTACCAACCGCGAAACGTATGAGAAACGCGAACAACAGACAAATGCTCATTCCTCGTCCTCCCCGTTGGACGTGGAGGCATTGTTGATGCTGGCTAATCCGTACGGTCAACAGAAACTTttgggcagcagcaacgcCCCAGAGGGGATCACATCTGACCTAGCCAAAGATCAGAATTACGCAGCATTACACGTATCACATCATTTGCATACCCTGCTTTGCATTATTTCACAACAAATGACAACTATTCAGAGCCTGCAACATCAGTTAAACAATTATCGCGAAAATCCAAAAACTCTGTATCGGCATAACGACCAGCTGGAAGAGCTGCGCAACTTACAGGATAAATTACAAGAGGAAAAGACAGCttggcaaaagcaaaaagaacaaGAGGAGCGAGAGCTCGAAGAAACTAAAAAGTCACAAAAAGCACAACAGGAACAAATACGAGCTGAGCAGGAAGATATCAGACAGCAACGCGAACAGTTGTATCGCAAGATGGAAATATTATCCAGCCAAGGACTTTTGCTTTCACCCAGC GTTGCGCTACCAATACCAACCGGGGTAGTTACTTCTTTAGACGAGGCTCTAAGTGTTAGTGAAGAGCATCACGTTGATAGTGCGTTCGCTGGAAGCATCCCGGCAAGTTCGATGATTGGATCTTCTGTTACAATCGATCGCAAAAAGGATAAATGGCGAACAGCAAGCA TCACGAAGACACCTCCAGCTAACTTAGTGAGCGCAACCAATGCAGCAAAGATCAAtgcaacaaacataaaacagcAGCTCCCGTTAAAACTATCCTCGTTATCTAG TACAAAGGCTGGTTCTACTGCATGTAACATGGTAATGTCACCTAACAGTGGTAATGTAGCTGCGGCTGCTCATGGAACAAATAGTGGTGTGACACAAATGTTTCCCTTGAAGCTTGCAGACAAGAAG ATTTCTTCCACTGGTACTCCGAATCATTCACGGACCGGCAGCAGTCCTGCCGTGATACAGCAGCAAATTCAAGTACAATCGGGCAATCCTGCTACTAG AACCAATACCTATCCAAAAATACCTGAACGCTTTCGCCTAAGAAGTTCGGACAACTATCCTCTTTCATCTGGCACCACGGCCAATTCGCCTGTTCCTCAAACGTATCAGTATTCGCCGTCGACACACTCTATGGGAGCAATGTCTTCGACTCCTCCGCCACTCGTTCCTGCTAGAAACACGGCTCACCACGAATCAACCGGACAGCGTACTTCCTCGCCAATATCCTCCCGTCATCCTAGCCTGCAATCTCCTCCTAAATCATCCGACACTACGACAAGTAAAAgtgacagcaacaacaaagccAAAGAGGAAGAAGTTATGTACTTTTGA